The following are from one region of the Paenibacillus sp. JZ16 genome:
- a CDS encoding isopeptide-forming domain-containing fimbrial protein — MHSTRSAGKTVLKRIFIQFSILLVILGGLQPVMTVPVEAAGGITINGTDSYATVRAADGTSWLYQFDGQSLSGTPIGTVPLNSVFDGIGLDRNQGVFYGLRYSTGEIHKIMPDGTSTLAATNSGWTVVGAGGVSPDGSTFTYNVQRDVSGTIEREIRNLDLSSGQITTLTSLDTDIRDLVYDQEGNIYYIQTGDESFVRLNPKTLDKHALGEFRLSDGTNPITWGSGISILPDGKLLISDASGAMYIGNPENNLLTLIGQVPDINLLWDLTSGAYPTYAPKLTVEKWINGTEKSNEISPGQEYSYSLRVINSGNVSASGAVLKDQLPDDTEYVADSTTLNGKAVADLNGTSPLFANEGMLVKSPNPSAMNGSLLVGEDGAAVVTFRVKAKDNTAVGTKITNTATVSSNESGTIQSDEVVSTVTTGTTPPATCPAPVALINGSFEEPVYAANDPSFPAGPGYFSVQGQYVPGWKTTDSTGSFEIFNKGLMDQIQPGSPNDQQGLKNAVPHGKQMAELNSKEPAQLYQDVKTTPGQTIYWRIAHKGRLGVDTMAVKIGSANVDPKVLPIVDQLTTGKDAWKYYTGTYVVPTGQTMTRFGFEAVSSTGGNPAAGNFIDDIFLGTEPCVIADKTVSPQGEASAGQELTYEVTVKNNGGDAAANVIFEDSIPVGTEFVQGSIVVDGQPVNDSHYDSSSDMIVIDLGEVPNAAQLPQGKTIQFKVKVLSGYGGIITKNQAIIKYENLLTNKSEEVATNEVSTSITGEANVCPAPVAMINGSFEQGAVKGSAVNTSGLYYYESEVPGWKTTDDANGYPVIELWDWARNNPSVVKNWPAPPDGGKWAELNAFENGMLYQDVKTTPGQTIYWRLSHMGRNGVDTMQLRIGAATANPYDAEVQRQMTDDKTAWGTYTGTYKVPAGQKVTRFGFEAVSTASASIGAGNFIDDIFLGTAPCVTANKTASPQEVSAGDEVTYAIQIKNEGGDIAADASVTDLIPAGTEYVPGSMKLIQGSTTKDLTDADDADEGRLEGSQVSIKLGDLANTSQLADGVTVQFKVKVLANAANQQIKNKALISYDNLLTGDTEEKETNETTTPVRLNPPVLESDKSAVLQTKAAGNTDPDHPEPGDTLRYTIQARNTVLNSFVSSLVISDDLPAGLQYVPGSLKVDGVSVTDDESDQDGGLYNGDQVVGLFGDITDTEWHTLEFEAVIATGQAGKNIRNTAVAGGENVSTPSNAEEVVQVYPRHPVVESEKIAENLDTGKTHFEVGDTVVYTIRARTVTEDSYISNLKITDTLPEGLEYVPNTLTVDGKTATDEEGDDNGHYVTGDVYGVTGAVYGGFGDIWDKEWHVLQFHATIQTGQAGKDIRNIADVSGDNFDEPSRPEEEVKVYPREPIVVSEKSATNLEAGKDTFEVGDTVTYVIRTRTVIEDTYMANLAITDTLPAGLEYIPGSLKVDGVSVTDDKDSDQGHYASGRVVGNVGDVWDTKWHTLEFRAKIVANAGESIRNTGEITGDNIDQPSRPTDEIVVEEGDTPPVDPPVDPPVAPPVNPPVDPDPPVTPPVTPPTPPSPVIESRKTSRDLSGGITGVGDKMEYTISARNTVAGSYVSNLVIADILPEGLAYVAGSLKVDGISVTDNSDGDKGQYVNGKVSGNFGRIADTEWHTITFQATIKAGQAGKSIVNIGEVTGDNVTSPEKPSNVIEVTDNENNGGNTTNPGGTGDSDGDSNGDSNEDPNGNSNEDSNGNPNEDSNGDSNGDSNTGAQTPEDHDDSTLGVSDSTPRDPAESGDPATNEPNGNKLPNTATNMYSYMLAGAIMLLAGLLLLRKRRQV, encoded by the coding sequence TTGCATTCTACCCGCTCGGCAGGAAAAACCGTATTGAAACGGATTTTCATTCAATTTTCCATCTTATTAGTTATTCTTGGCGGGTTACAGCCTGTAATGACAGTACCTGTGGAGGCTGCAGGAGGAATAACCATTAATGGCACCGATTCCTATGCAACGGTTAGGGCTGCCGATGGCACCTCATGGTTGTACCAATTTGACGGCCAGTCGCTATCGGGAACCCCGATCGGGACAGTACCTCTGAACTCCGTTTTCGATGGGATTGGTTTAGATCGAAATCAAGGTGTTTTTTATGGACTTAGGTACAGTACCGGAGAGATCCATAAAATTATGCCGGATGGAACCAGTACCCTGGCGGCAACGAACTCCGGGTGGACGGTAGTCGGTGCCGGAGGGGTTAGCCCAGACGGTTCAACGTTCACCTATAATGTTCAAAGGGACGTCTCGGGGACCATTGAGCGCGAGATTCGGAATCTCGATTTGAGCTCTGGACAGATAACCACGCTTACAAGTTTAGATACGGATATACGGGATCTCGTATACGATCAGGAAGGAAATATCTATTATATTCAGACTGGTGACGAATCCTTTGTCAGACTTAATCCGAAAACACTGGATAAGCACGCGCTCGGTGAGTTTAGGCTTTCGGACGGAACGAATCCGATCACTTGGGGCAGCGGCATCAGTATTTTACCGGATGGGAAATTGCTGATTTCGGATGCATCAGGGGCCATGTATATTGGAAATCCTGAAAATAACCTTTTGACATTAATTGGGCAGGTTCCGGATATTAATTTGCTCTGGGATCTTACGTCAGGAGCTTATCCTACATATGCACCGAAACTGACCGTTGAAAAATGGATTAACGGTACTGAAAAGAGCAATGAGATTTCACCCGGGCAAGAATATTCATACTCGCTGAGAGTAATAAACAGCGGAAATGTATCGGCGAGCGGAGCCGTTCTAAAAGATCAGCTGCCAGACGATACGGAATATGTAGCGGACAGCACGACTTTGAATGGCAAAGCAGTCGCTGATCTTAACGGAACAAGTCCTCTATTTGCAAATGAAGGCATGTTGGTTAAGTCGCCTAATCCGTCTGCCATGAACGGTTCCCTATTGGTTGGGGAAGACGGGGCTGCCGTTGTTACATTCCGCGTGAAAGCCAAGGACAATACAGCGGTTGGCACCAAGATCACAAATACAGCCACCGTGTCTTCAAATGAATCGGGAACCATTCAATCCGATGAAGTCGTTTCGACGGTTACGACCGGAACAACTCCTCCAGCCACGTGCCCAGCGCCGGTAGCGTTGATCAATGGCAGCTTTGAGGAGCCGGTGTATGCGGCTAACGATCCCAGTTTCCCGGCCGGCCCAGGCTATTTTTCGGTCCAAGGTCAATACGTACCCGGCTGGAAGACAACCGATTCTACGGGATCCTTCGAAATATTTAACAAAGGTTTAATGGATCAAATCCAGCCTGGTTCTCCTAACGATCAACAAGGCCTTAAGAATGCTGTTCCCCATGGGAAGCAAATGGCGGAATTGAATAGCAAAGAGCCTGCACAGCTATATCAGGATGTGAAGACGACTCCCGGGCAAACGATCTATTGGAGGATAGCGCATAAAGGAAGACTCGGCGTGGATACCATGGCTGTCAAAATAGGTTCGGCCAATGTGGATCCGAAGGTTCTTCCGATTGTCGACCAACTAACGACGGGTAAGGACGCTTGGAAATATTATACCGGTACCTACGTCGTTCCGACCGGCCAAACGATGACACGCTTTGGGTTCGAAGCCGTCTCATCCACGGGCGGCAACCCGGCAGCAGGTAACTTCATCGATGATATTTTCCTCGGAACAGAACCTTGCGTCATTGCAGATAAAACAGTATCTCCACAGGGAGAGGCATCTGCCGGTCAAGAATTAACGTATGAAGTGACGGTTAAGAACAACGGCGGCGACGCCGCAGCAAATGTAATTTTTGAAGACAGCATTCCTGTTGGAACTGAATTTGTTCAAGGCTCTATTGTGGTGGATGGCCAACCGGTTAACGACTCCCACTATGATAGCAGCAGCGACATGATCGTGATCGATTTGGGTGAGGTGCCGAATGCCGCCCAATTGCCTCAAGGAAAAACCATTCAATTTAAGGTGAAGGTGTTATCCGGTTATGGGGGCATCATCACAAAGAATCAGGCCATTATCAAATATGAAAACCTTTTGACAAACAAATCAGAAGAGGTAGCTACAAATGAAGTGAGTACGTCAATAACCGGCGAAGCCAATGTGTGCCCGGCTCCGGTAGCGATGATTAACGGCAGTTTTGAGCAAGGCGCTGTCAAAGGATCTGCTGTTAATACATCCGGGCTTTACTATTATGAATCCGAAGTACCTGGATGGAAGACCACGGACGATGCTAACGGTTATCCAGTCATTGAGCTATGGGACTGGGCACGAAATAATCCTTCGGTTGTAAAGAACTGGCCGGCTCCCCCTGATGGCGGGAAATGGGCAGAACTCAATGCTTTCGAAAACGGGATGCTGTATCAGGATGTGAAGACAACCCCTGGGCAAACCATATATTGGCGCCTATCCCATATGGGGCGGAATGGGGTTGACACGATGCAGCTTCGTATTGGGGCAGCAACGGCTAACCCTTACGATGCCGAAGTCCAACGACAAATGACGGATGATAAAACCGCGTGGGGTACCTATACGGGTACTTATAAAGTCCCTGCTGGGCAAAAGGTCACTCGCTTCGGCTTTGAGGCGGTGAGCACAGCAAGCGCGAGCATAGGTGCAGGCAACTTCATCGATGACATCTTCCTTGGCACGGCACCGTGTGTAACGGCCAACAAGACCGCATCTCCACAAGAAGTGAGTGCCGGCGATGAAGTAACCTACGCGATTCAGATCAAGAACGAAGGCGGAGACATCGCAGCCGATGCAAGTGTGACGGATCTGATTCCTGCAGGAACGGAATACGTCCCTGGTTCCATGAAATTGATCCAAGGCTCGACCACCAAGGACCTGACGGATGCGGACGATGCCGACGAAGGTCGCCTTGAAGGCAGCCAGGTCAGCATTAAGTTAGGCGATTTAGCGAATACGAGCCAATTGGCAGATGGCGTTACCGTGCAATTTAAAGTCAAGGTCTTAGCGAACGCTGCCAATCAGCAAATTAAAAACAAAGCGCTAATCAGCTACGACAACTTATTAACAGGCGACACGGAAGAGAAGGAAACGAACGAAACCACAACACCGGTCCGTCTCAATCCTCCTGTTCTGGAGTCCGACAAATCGGCAGTCCTTCAAACCAAGGCCGCTGGAAACACGGACCCTGACCATCCTGAACCAGGCGATACGCTGCGGTACACGATTCAGGCACGGAATACGGTCCTTAACAGCTTCGTCAGCAGTTTGGTCATCTCCGACGATCTGCCGGCTGGACTGCAATATGTACCGGGCAGCCTGAAGGTAGACGGCGTCTCCGTCACGGATGACGAGAGCGATCAAGACGGTGGTCTGTATAATGGCGACCAGGTAGTCGGCCTTTTCGGGGATATCACGGATACCGAGTGGCACACGCTTGAATTCGAAGCGGTCATTGCGACGGGCCAAGCCGGCAAGAATATTCGCAATACCGCCGTCGCCGGCGGCGAGAATGTAAGCACGCCGAGCAATGCCGAGGAAGTTGTTCAGGTCTATCCGCGCCATCCGGTTGTGGAATCGGAGAAGATCGCCGAAAACCTGGATACGGGTAAAACCCATTTTGAAGTCGGGGATACGGTGGTCTACACCATTCGGGCAAGAACGGTGACGGAAGATTCGTATATCTCGAATTTGAAGATTACGGATACGCTGCCGGAAGGACTGGAATACGTGCCGAACACCCTAACCGTGGACGGCAAAACCGCCACCGATGAGGAAGGCGACGATAACGGTCATTATGTCACCGGGGATGTATACGGTGTAACCGGCGCGGTGTATGGCGGATTCGGCGACATCTGGGATAAGGAGTGGCATGTGCTTCAATTCCATGCGACGATCCAAACCGGACAAGCCGGCAAGGATATTCGAAATATTGCCGACGTCAGCGGCGACAATTTCGACGAGCCAAGTAGGCCGGAAGAAGAAGTCAAGGTCTATCCGCGAGAGCCGATTGTCGTATCCGAGAAGTCCGCAACAAATCTTGAAGCGGGCAAGGATACGTTTGAAGTCGGAGATACGGTTACCTATGTGATCCGGACAAGAACGGTAATAGAGGACACGTACATGGCCAATCTGGCCATCACCGATACGCTGCCGGCTGGTCTGGAATATATTCCGGGCAGCTTGAAGGTCGACGGCGTTTCGGTAACCGATGACAAGGATAGCGACCAAGGCCACTATGCCTCAGGTCGGGTAGTCGGTAACGTCGGGGATGTATGGGATACGAAATGGCATACGCTCGAGTTCCGGGCGAAAATCGTAGCAAACGCAGGGGAATCGATCCGAAATACCGGAGAGATTACCGGAGACAACATCGATCAGCCAAGCCGTCCAACGGATGAGATTGTGGTTGAGGAAGGCGATACGCCGCCGGTGGACCCACCGGTTGATCCGCCAGTCGCCCCACCAGTCAATCCGCCGGTAGATCCGGATCCACCAGTTACACCGCCTGTAACACCACCGACTCCGCCTTCCCCAGTCATCGAGTCACGGAAGACATCGCGGGATCTAAGTGGTGGCATCACCGGGGTTGGCGATAAGATGGAGTATACAATCTCCGCACGCAATACCGTTGCCGGCAGCTATGTATCGAACCTTGTGATTGCCGATATCCTGCCGGAAGGACTGGCATATGTAGCAGGCAGCCTGAAGGTGGACGGTATTTCCGTAACCGATAACTCTGATGGCGACAAAGGTCAATATGTTAACGGCAAAGTGAGCGGTAACTTTGGACGGATTGCTGATACCGAATGGCATACGATTACGTTCCAGGCAACCATCAAGGCGGGACAAGCCGGCAAATCGATCGTTAACATCGGTGAAGTCACAGGGGATAATGTGACAAGTCCGGAGAAGCCATCAAATGTCATCGAAGTGACAGACAACGAGAACAATGGTGGAAATACTACGAACCCGGGTGGAACGGGAGATTCCGATGGAGACTCGAATGGAGATTCGAACGAAGACCCGAATGGAAACTCGAACGAAGATTCCAACGGGAACCCGAATGAAGACTCGAATGGAGACTCCAACGGGGATTCGAATACAGGGGCACAAACACCGGAAGATCATGACGATTCAACATTAGGCGTATCGGATTCGACTCCACGAGATCCGGCTGAGTCCGGAGATCCGGCAACGAACGAGCCTAACGGAAATAAATTACCGAATACGGCTACGAATATGTACAGCTACATGTTAGCCGGAGCTATTATGCTTCTTGCAGGATTGCTTTTGTTAAGAAAAAGAAGACAAGTATAA
- a CDS encoding alpha/beta hydrolase: MRVLEMLLITSSVLVLMVLLFRNTINRMTGAIAGVACGSLLAAQLLFEGYRWQMIPAYIAALLLTFVLFRRKKVGKPLRYTILALSVVLLGVSVALSVLLPVFHLPKPSGEFSVGTETFHFIDADREETFTEQKGDKREMVVQVWYPAAESGRSAEKNSVFPKDRGLFHAYMQAYSGYLGLPAPALDYWKYSKANTSIHADLHPADNPYPVVLLSHGMGVGRILHTSQAEHLASHGYIVFAVDHTYSTVMTAFPDGRMTGFLTEQSQERLFEDSRAILDVWNKDAAFIVDQLEKLHSGAVASKFEGMLDMDNIGMLGHSFGGAAAFEAVYSNPRIKAGVNMDGTLFITKNRDDMKKPFMFMESEDFKNVNEQQAKYRKTPATDAELKELRLTREQFDTILANREAELKLMDRLSQQGYGRTIYIEGAGHYNFTDLQLYSPLIGLTGMTGSLNGERGAEIVNRYLLEFFNQHLRGIESKLLAGPTEEYPEVKYPNSVFQGD; the protein is encoded by the coding sequence ATGCGAGTATTGGAAATGTTGTTGATAACATCCAGCGTTTTGGTGCTGATGGTCTTACTATTTCGTAACACAATCAACCGGATGACAGGGGCTATAGCCGGCGTCGCTTGTGGCTCACTGTTAGCAGCGCAACTGCTGTTTGAGGGCTATAGGTGGCAGATGATTCCGGCCTATATCGCTGCTTTGCTCCTCACCTTCGTCTTATTTAGACGCAAAAAGGTAGGAAAACCGCTTCGTTACACGATTTTGGCTCTATCCGTTGTTTTGCTGGGCGTATCGGTTGCCTTATCTGTATTGCTGCCGGTCTTTCATTTACCCAAGCCTTCAGGCGAGTTCAGTGTGGGAACGGAAACATTCCATTTTATCGATGCCGACCGAGAAGAAACGTTTACCGAGCAGAAGGGCGACAAGCGAGAGATGGTCGTTCAGGTATGGTACCCTGCTGCGGAATCTGGACGGAGCGCCGAGAAAAATTCAGTGTTCCCTAAGGACAGAGGGCTCTTCCATGCCTATATGCAAGCTTATTCCGGATATCTGGGCCTTCCCGCTCCCGCCCTCGACTACTGGAAATACAGCAAGGCCAATACATCTATACATGCAGATTTGCATCCCGCGGACAATCCGTATCCAGTGGTACTGCTGTCACACGGCATGGGGGTCGGCAGAATTTTGCATACGTCGCAGGCTGAACATCTTGCCAGCCACGGCTATATCGTATTCGCAGTCGATCATACTTATAGTACCGTTATGACCGCATTTCCGGACGGACGCATGACCGGATTCCTAACGGAGCAGTCTCAAGAGCGATTATTTGAAGACAGCCGCGCCATTTTAGATGTGTGGAACAAGGATGCAGCATTTATTGTGGATCAGCTAGAGAAGCTGCACTCAGGGGCCGTCGCCAGCAAATTCGAAGGAATGCTGGATATGGACAACATCGGGATGCTGGGTCATTCCTTCGGTGGAGCAGCAGCTTTTGAAGCCGTTTATTCCAACCCGCGAATCAAGGCCGGCGTGAATATGGATGGCACGTTGTTCATAACGAAGAACCGTGACGACATGAAGAAACCGTTTATGTTCATGGAATCCGAAGATTTTAAGAATGTGAACGAGCAGCAGGCGAAGTACCGCAAAACACCGGCCACGGATGCTGAGCTCAAGGAGCTCCGGTTAACGAGAGAACAATTTGACACCATACTGGCGAATCGGGAAGCGGAACTGAAGCTGATGGACCGTTTATCGCAGCAAGGGTATGGACGAACCATTTATATTGAAGGAGCCGGACATTATAACTTCACCGATCTCCAGCTGTACTCTCCGCTTATCGGACTGACTGGCATGACCGGAAGCTTGAATGGAGAGAGGGGCGCAGAAATCGTCAATCGCTATCTTTTGGAGTTTTTCAACCAGCATTTACGCGGAATCGAGAGTAAGCTTCTAGCCGGTCCCACGGAGGAGTATCCGGAAGTGAAATATCCGAATTCGGTTTTTCAAGGAGATTAA
- a CDS encoding MIP/aquaporin family protein, whose protein sequence is MNASFKKYAAEFIGTLVLVLFGCGSAATAGGALGHLGIALAFGLSIVAMAYVIGPISGCHINPAVSLAMLIKRKLTGTDFIGYLVSQIAGAIAGAAILYAIIVSAGMPTTGLGQNGFGPGYGFGISTTMAFVVEIILTFVFIYTILGVTSTESNGNVTGLVIGLTLAFVHILGIALTGTSVNPARSLGPALLLGGQALSQVWVFLIAPLAGSALAVAVYQLLNSKPKGKQV, encoded by the coding sequence ATGAACGCGTCATTCAAAAAGTACGCTGCCGAGTTCATTGGAACTTTGGTGCTTGTTCTGTTCGGCTGCGGCAGTGCCGCTACGGCGGGAGGAGCGCTCGGCCATTTGGGGATTGCATTGGCATTCGGGCTGTCTATCGTAGCGATGGCCTACGTCATCGGTCCGATTTCGGGATGTCATATCAATCCGGCGGTTTCACTTGCCATGCTTATTAAACGTAAGCTAACCGGTACCGACTTCATCGGGTACCTTGTTTCGCAAATCGCCGGTGCCATTGCGGGCGCCGCTATTCTGTACGCCATCATCGTCTCCGCGGGTATGCCCACTACGGGGCTCGGTCAGAATGGTTTCGGCCCTGGGTATGGGTTCGGGATTTCAACCACTATGGCATTCGTTGTCGAAATCATTTTAACCTTCGTATTTATTTATACGATCCTGGGCGTAACCTCTACGGAGAGCAACGGAAACGTAACCGGCCTTGTGATCGGACTGACACTCGCTTTCGTACATATTTTAGGCATAGCCTTAACGGGAACATCCGTTAACCCTGCAAGAAGCCTGGGACCCGCACTTCTGCTTGGCGGGCAGGCCTTATCCCAAGTGTGGGTGTTTCTTATCGCCCCGCTTGCCGGCTCAGCGCTGGCCGTTGCCGTATACCAGCTGCTGAATAGCAAACCTAAGGGGAAACAAGTGTAA
- a CDS encoding IS3 family transposase (programmed frameshift) produces MTKFTKDSKLTLIEGYDSDLLSQTEYANQMGVTKSQFQYWLKLYEIHGETAFTNGYTKYSASFKLDVLNHMAQSDASLMDTAALFKLPDFSMLYSWQRKMETGGLEALEPKKKGRPSMKKNPNSSTERSVVQGSVEALEERIKQLEMENEYPKKVECLSSKQGKITKQDKAQAVWQLRHKYPVKALVQLAGIPRSTYYNLIKRMNQPDPNAELGAEIQSIYVEHDGRYGYRRIRDELAVRGWKVNHKKVQRLMKKMGLQCLVRMKKYKSYKGTVGKIAPNHLDRQFTAGAPNEKWVTDITEFKLFGEKLYLSPILDLFNGEIITYTLGSRPTYSLVSEMLDAGLKRLPEEHQLLLHSDQGWHYQMKPYRHALKSSGILQSMSRKGNCYDNAVIENFFGILKSEFLYYKEFESVEHFKEELKKYIEYYNTKRLKAKLKMSPVQYRTHFEKAA; encoded by the exons ATGACTAAATTTACTAAGGATAGCAAATTGACATTAATTGAAGGGTATGACTCTGATCTTCTATCTCAGACCGAATACGCAAATCAAATGGGCGTTACCAAGTCTCAATTCCAATATTGGTTGAAGCTCTATGAGATCCATGGAGAGACTGCCTTTACTAACGGCTATACAAAATATTCGGCAAGCTTTAAACTGGACGTACTCAATCATATGGCTCAATCAGACGCTTCTCTCATGGATACCGCTGCTTTGTTTAAGCTTCCGGACTTCTCCATGTTGTATTCCTGGCAGAGAAAGATGGAGACAGGCGGTTTAGAAGCCCTTGAGCCAAAAAAGAAAGGGCGTCCATCCATGAAGAAAAATCCCAATTCGTCTACCGAACGATCCGTAGTTCAAGGGTCTGTCGAAGCACTCGAAGAACGTATCAAACAGCTTGAAATGGAAAATGAGTATC CTAAAAAAGTTGAATGCCTTAGTTCGAAACAAGGAAAAATCACCAAACAAGACAAAGCACAAGCCGTCTGGCAACTAAGGCATAAATATCCGGTGAAGGCACTCGTACAGCTGGCTGGTATCCCGCGCAGCACCTATTACAACCTTATAAAGCGTATGAACCAACCAGATCCGAATGCCGAGTTGGGGGCTGAAATCCAGTCCATTTACGTGGAACATGATGGGCGTTACGGATATCGCCGTATTCGTGATGAACTGGCCGTCCGTGGGTGGAAAGTTAACCACAAAAAGGTTCAGAGACTCATGAAGAAGATGGGCCTTCAATGCCTGGTTCGCATGAAAAAGTATAAGTCATATAAAGGGACCGTCGGCAAGATTGCACCGAATCATCTGGACCGCCAGTTCACGGCTGGGGCGCCAAATGAGAAATGGGTGACGGACATTACGGAGTTTAAGTTATTTGGAGAAAAGCTGTATCTATCGCCCATTTTGGACTTATTCAACGGGGAAATTATCACCTATACCCTGGGTTCACGACCAACCTATTCTCTGGTATCCGAGATGCTGGATGCAGGACTGAAGCGTCTGCCAGAAGAACACCAACTTCTCCTTCATTCAGATCAAGGATGGCATTACCAAATGAAGCCGTATCGCCATGCGCTTAAGTCGAGTGGCATTCTCCAAAGCATGTCACGAAAAGGGAATTGTTACGACAATGCCGTCATAGAGAATTTCTTCGGCATTCTTAAGTCGGAGTTTCTGTACTACAAAGAGTTTGAAAGTGTGGAACATTTTAAGGAAGAACTGAAAAAATATATTGAATACTACAATACCAAACGGTTAAAGGCAAAATTAAAAATGAGTCCGGTACAGTACCGAACTCATTTTGAGAAAGCTGCCTAA